In Saccharothrix syringae, the following are encoded in one genomic region:
- the carB gene encoding carbamoyl-phosphate synthase large subunit — protein MPKRTDLKHVLVIGSGPIVIGQACEFDYSGTQACRVLRAEGLRVSLVNSNPATIMTDPEFADATYVEPITPEFVEKVIAAERPDAVLATLGGQTALNTAIALHERGVLEKYDVELIGADVDAIQRGEDRQMFKDIVRKIGADVPRSAVCRSMDEVRETVAELGLPVVIRPSFTMGGLGSGMAHTPEELERLAATGLAESPVTEVLIEESVLGWKEYELELMRDRNDNVVVVCSIENIDPMGVHTGDSVTVAPAMTLTDREYQHMRDVGIAVIREVGVDTGGCNIQFAINPRDGRMVVIEMNPRVSRSSALASKATGFPIAKIAAKLAIGYTLDEIRNDITGETPASFEPTLDYVVVKVPRFAFEKFPGADRTLTTTMKSVGEAMSIGRSFIEALGKALRSMETKAAGFWTAPDPDETVEATLEALRTGHDGRLYTLERALRLGATVEQVHEASRIDPWFVEQVAWLVDLRREIEDAPVLDARLLRKAKRAGLSDRQVAALRPELAGEDGVRALRHRLGVRPVYKTVDTCAAEFAARTPYHYSAYELDPDAETEVVEQRDKPKVLILGSGPNRIGQGIEFDYSCVHAAMALREAGYETVMVNCNPETVSTDYDTSDRLYFEPLTFEDVLEVVHSERRSGTVAGVIVQLGGQTPLGLARRLADAGVPVVGTPPHAIHLAEDRGAFGQVLTDAGLPAPKYGTATSFAQAKAIADEIGYPVLVRPSYVLGGRGMEIVYDEESLGGYIQRATEVSPEHPVLVDRFLDDAIEIDVDALFDGEEVFVGGVMEHIEEAGVHSGDSACALPPITLGETDVENVRRSTLAIARGIGVRGLINVQYALKDDVLYVLEANPRASRTVPFVSKATAVPLAKAAARVMLGTTIAQLRAEGLLPATGDGAVLPPHAPVAVKEAVLPFHRFRTPEGKGVDSLLGPEMKSTGEVMGIDVSFGTAFAKSQTASYGSLPTSGRVFVSVANRDKRAMIFPVKRLADLGFEVLATSGTAEVLRRNGIPCTVVRKHFEGEQNVVDAILDGTVDLIINTPYGNNGPRVDGYEIRTAAVAKDIPCVTTIQGAAAAVHGIEAAIRGDIGVRPLQALQAALRGER, from the coding sequence ATGCCGAAGAGGACTGATCTCAAGCACGTGCTGGTCATCGGCTCGGGCCCGATCGTCATCGGTCAGGCGTGCGAGTTCGACTACTCCGGCACCCAGGCGTGCCGGGTGCTGCGCGCCGAGGGCCTGCGGGTGTCGCTGGTCAACTCCAACCCCGCGACGATCATGACCGACCCGGAGTTCGCCGACGCCACCTACGTCGAGCCGATCACCCCGGAGTTCGTGGAGAAGGTCATCGCGGCCGAGCGGCCCGACGCCGTGCTGGCCACCCTGGGCGGCCAGACCGCGCTGAACACCGCCATCGCCCTGCACGAGCGGGGCGTGCTGGAGAAGTACGACGTCGAGCTGATCGGCGCCGACGTCGACGCCATCCAGCGCGGCGAGGACCGCCAGATGTTCAAGGACATCGTGCGCAAGATCGGCGCCGACGTGCCGCGCAGCGCGGTGTGCAGGTCCATGGACGAGGTCCGCGAGACCGTCGCCGAGCTGGGCCTGCCGGTGGTCATCCGGCCCTCGTTCACCATGGGCGGCCTCGGCTCCGGCATGGCGCACACCCCCGAGGAGCTGGAGCGGCTGGCCGCCACCGGCCTGGCCGAGTCCCCGGTCACCGAGGTGCTGATCGAGGAGAGCGTGCTCGGCTGGAAGGAGTACGAGCTGGAGCTGATGCGCGACCGCAACGACAACGTGGTCGTGGTCTGCTCCATCGAGAACATCGACCCGATGGGCGTGCACACCGGCGACTCGGTGACCGTCGCGCCGGCGATGACCCTGACCGACCGCGAGTACCAGCACATGCGCGACGTCGGCATCGCGGTCATCCGCGAGGTCGGCGTGGACACCGGCGGCTGCAACATCCAGTTCGCCATCAACCCGCGCGACGGCCGCATGGTCGTCATCGAGATGAACCCGCGCGTGTCGCGGTCCTCGGCGCTGGCGTCCAAGGCGACCGGCTTCCCGATCGCCAAGATCGCCGCCAAGCTCGCCATCGGCTACACCCTCGACGAGATCCGCAACGACATCACCGGCGAGACCCCGGCGTCGTTCGAGCCGACCCTGGACTACGTCGTGGTCAAGGTGCCGCGGTTCGCCTTCGAGAAGTTCCCCGGCGCCGACCGCACCCTCACCACCACCATGAAGTCGGTCGGCGAGGCCATGTCGATCGGCCGCAGCTTCATCGAGGCGCTGGGCAAGGCGCTGCGCTCGATGGAGACCAAGGCCGCCGGGTTCTGGACCGCGCCGGACCCCGACGAGACCGTGGAAGCCACCCTGGAGGCGCTGCGCACCGGCCACGACGGCCGCCTCTACACCCTGGAGCGCGCCCTGCGGCTCGGCGCGACCGTCGAGCAGGTGCACGAGGCGTCGCGCATCGACCCGTGGTTCGTCGAGCAGGTCGCCTGGCTGGTCGACCTGCGCCGGGAGATCGAGGACGCCCCGGTGCTCGACGCGCGGCTGCTGCGCAAGGCCAAGCGGGCGGGCCTGTCCGACCGGCAGGTCGCCGCGCTGCGCCCGGAGCTGGCCGGCGAGGACGGCGTGCGCGCCCTGCGGCACCGGCTGGGCGTGCGGCCGGTCTACAAGACCGTCGACACCTGCGCCGCCGAGTTCGCCGCGCGGACCCCGTACCACTACTCGGCCTACGAGCTCGACCCCGACGCCGAGACCGAGGTCGTCGAGCAGCGCGACAAGCCGAAGGTGCTGATCCTGGGCTCCGGCCCGAACCGCATCGGCCAGGGCATCGAGTTCGACTACTCGTGCGTGCACGCGGCCATGGCGCTGCGCGAGGCCGGGTACGAGACGGTGATGGTCAACTGCAACCCGGAGACCGTCTCCACCGACTACGACACCTCCGACCGGCTCTACTTCGAGCCGCTGACCTTCGAGGACGTGCTGGAGGTCGTGCACTCCGAGCGGCGCTCGGGCACCGTGGCCGGGGTGATCGTGCAGCTCGGCGGCCAGACCCCGCTGGGCCTGGCGCGGCGGCTGGCCGACGCGGGCGTGCCGGTCGTGGGCACCCCGCCGCACGCCATCCACCTCGCCGAGGACCGCGGCGCGTTCGGCCAGGTGCTCACCGACGCGGGCCTGCCCGCCCCGAAGTACGGCACCGCCACCTCGTTCGCGCAGGCCAAGGCCATCGCCGACGAGATCGGCTACCCGGTGCTGGTGCGCCCGTCGTACGTGCTCGGCGGCCGCGGCATGGAGATCGTCTACGACGAGGAGTCGCTGGGCGGCTACATCCAGCGCGCCACCGAGGTCAGCCCCGAGCACCCGGTGCTGGTCGACCGGTTCCTCGACGACGCCATCGAGATCGACGTGGACGCCCTGTTCGACGGCGAGGAGGTCTTCGTCGGCGGCGTGATGGAGCACATCGAGGAGGCCGGCGTGCACTCCGGCGACTCGGCGTGCGCGCTGCCGCCCATCACCCTGGGCGAGACCGACGTGGAGAACGTCCGCCGCTCCACGCTGGCCATCGCCCGCGGCATCGGGGTGCGCGGCCTGATCAACGTCCAGTACGCGCTCAAGGACGACGTGCTCTACGTGCTGGAGGCCAACCCGCGGGCCTCGCGGACCGTGCCGTTCGTGTCCAAGGCGACCGCGGTGCCGCTGGCCAAGGCCGCCGCCCGGGTCATGCTCGGCACCACGATCGCCCAGCTGCGCGCCGAGGGCCTGCTGCCCGCCACCGGCGACGGCGCCGTGCTGCCCCCGCACGCCCCCGTGGCGGTCAAGGAGGCCGTGCTGCCGTTCCACCGGTTCCGCACGCCGGAGGGCAAGGGCGTGGACTCGCTGCTCGGGCCGGAGATGAAGTCCACCGGCGAGGTCATGGGCATCGACGTGTCGTTCGGCACCGCGTTCGCCAAGTCCCAGACCGCCTCCTACGGCTCCCTGCCCACCTCGGGCCGGGTGTTCGTGTCGGTGGCCAACCGGGACAAGCGGGCCATGATCTTCCCGGTCAAGCGGCTCGCCGACCTGGGCTTCGAGGTGCTGGCCACCAGCGGCACGGCCGAGGTGCTGCGCCGCAACGGCATCCCGTGCACGGTGGTCCGCAAGCACTTCGAGGGCGAGCAGAACGTGGTCGACGCGATCCTCGACGGCACCGTGGACCTGATCATCAACACCCCGTACGGCAACAACGGGCCGAGGGTGGACGGCTACGAGATCCGCACCGCGGCGGTGGCCAAGGACATCCCGTGCGTCACCACCATCCAGGGCGCGGCGGCGGCCGTGCACGGCATCGAGGCCGCCATCCGCGGCGACATCGGCGTGCGGCCCCTCCAGGCCCTCCAGGCGGCCCTGCGGGGTGAGCGGTGA
- the carA gene encoding glutamine-hydrolyzing carbamoyl-phosphate synthase small subunit codes for MTDAALVLEDGRVFRGEAYGAIGASLGEVVFSTGMTGYQETLTDPSYHRQIVVQTAPQIGNTGWNDEDDESGRIWVAGYVVRDPARVPSNWRSRRGLDEELVRQGVVGVSGIDTRMLTRHLRERGAMRAGVFSGDELGTTEEMLERVRTAPQMTGADLAGDVTTPEPYVVEAVGGRRFTVAALDLGIKSNTPRMMAARGIEVHVLPLTSTLDEVAAVNPDGVFLSNGPGDPATQAHAVELTRGVLDRRIPLFGICFGNQILGRALGRDTYKLRYGHRGINIPVIDVATGRVAITAQNHGFALEGEPGEEFRSDFGRVQLSHYCPNDGTVEGVRALDVPAFSVQYHPEAAAGPHDAAPLFDEFVTMMDEGR; via the coding sequence ATGACCGATGCGGCACTGGTTTTGGAAGACGGCCGGGTGTTCCGCGGCGAGGCATACGGCGCGATCGGCGCGAGCCTGGGCGAGGTGGTGTTCTCCACCGGCATGACCGGCTACCAGGAGACCCTGACCGACCCGTCCTACCACCGCCAGATCGTGGTGCAGACCGCCCCGCAGATCGGCAACACCGGCTGGAACGACGAGGACGACGAGTCGGGCCGCATCTGGGTCGCCGGCTACGTGGTGCGCGACCCGGCGCGGGTGCCGTCCAACTGGCGCTCCCGGCGCGGCCTGGACGAGGAGCTGGTCAGGCAGGGCGTGGTCGGCGTCTCCGGCATCGACACCCGCATGCTGACCCGCCACCTGCGCGAGCGGGGCGCCATGCGCGCCGGCGTGTTCTCCGGCGACGAGCTGGGCACCACCGAGGAGATGCTGGAGCGCGTGCGCACCGCGCCGCAGATGACCGGCGCCGACCTCGCCGGCGACGTGACCACGCCCGAGCCGTACGTGGTCGAGGCGGTCGGCGGGCGGCGGTTCACCGTGGCCGCCCTGGACCTGGGCATCAAGTCCAACACCCCGCGGATGATGGCCGCGCGCGGCATCGAGGTGCACGTGCTGCCGCTGACCTCGACCCTCGACGAGGTGGCCGCGGTCAACCCCGACGGCGTGTTCCTGTCCAACGGCCCGGGCGACCCGGCCACCCAGGCGCACGCGGTCGAGCTGACCCGCGGCGTGCTGGACCGGCGCATCCCGCTGTTCGGCATCTGCTTCGGCAACCAGATCCTCGGCCGCGCCCTGGGCCGGGACACCTACAAGCTGCGCTACGGCCACCGGGGCATCAACATCCCGGTCATCGACGTGGCCACCGGCCGGGTCGCCATCACCGCGCAGAACCACGGGTTCGCGCTGGAGGGCGAGCCGGGGGAGGAGTTCCGCTCCGACTTCGGCCGCGTCCAGCTCAGCCACTACTGCCCCAACGACGGCACGGTCGAGGGCGTGCGCGCGCTCGACGTGCCCGCCTTCAGCGTGCAGTACCACCCCGAAGCGGCGGCCGGTCCGCACGACGCCGCACCGCTGTTCGACGAGTTCGTGACGATGATGGACGAGGGTCGCTGA
- a CDS encoding PH-like domain-containing protein produces the protein MSRVLLTLAVLAVFALCLYGMWRGWQNRKRRQADLPEFPQPPADPGATVLETTGVYVGTTVGDDWQDRVAVGDVGHRAEATLRLTEQGVLVERTGASPLWIPAARVEGARTARGLAGKVMTADGLLVVRWQLGDRVLDTGFRGDDKDVYEQWVRALGGDR, from the coding sequence ATGAGCCGCGTGCTGCTGACCCTGGCCGTGCTGGCCGTGTTCGCGCTCTGCCTCTACGGCATGTGGCGCGGCTGGCAGAACCGCAAGCGGCGCCAGGCCGACCTGCCCGAGTTCCCGCAGCCGCCCGCCGACCCGGGCGCCACCGTGCTGGAGACCACCGGCGTCTACGTCGGCACCACCGTCGGGGACGACTGGCAGGACCGGGTCGCGGTCGGCGACGTGGGCCACCGCGCCGAGGCCACCCTGCGCCTCACCGAGCAGGGCGTGCTGGTCGAGCGGACCGGCGCGAGCCCGCTGTGGATCCCGGCGGCGCGGGTGGAGGGCGCCCGCACCGCGCGGGGGCTCGCGGGCAAGGTGATGACCGCGGACGGCCTGCTGGTCGTGCGCTGGCAGCTCGGGGACCGGGTGCTCGACACCGGGTTCCGGGGCGACGACAAGGACGTGTACGAGCAGTGGGTGCGAGCCCTGGGAGGCGACCGATGA
- a CDS encoding dihydroorotase, producing MNPLIIRGVRPYGEGEPVDVLVRDGVVAAIGEVAEEGAEVVEGGGAVLLPGFVDLHTHLREPGREDTETIATGSAAAALGGYTAVFAMANTDPVADNAVIVEHVARRGREVGLVDVHPVGAVTVGLKGEKLAELGTMAKAGVRVFSDDGHCVHDPLVMRRALEYSKALDVVVAQHAEEPRLTVGAQAHEGEQAARLGLQGWPAAAEEAVVARDCLLARQVGARLHVCHVSTAGTADVLAWAKARGTEVSAEVTPHHLLLTDERLATYDPVNKVNPPLRTADDVRKLREALAAGVIDCVATDHAPHAVQDKDCEWSAARPGMLGLQTALSIVVETMVETGLLDWRGVARVLSERPAEIAGLPDQGRPIEVGEPANLVLVDPGARWTVRGAELASIAANTPFEGMELPGAVVATVLRGRVTALRGRIPA from the coding sequence GTGAACCCCTTGATCATCAGGGGAGTACGGCCCTACGGCGAGGGCGAACCGGTCGACGTGCTGGTCCGCGACGGCGTGGTCGCCGCGATCGGCGAGGTCGCCGAGGAGGGCGCCGAGGTGGTCGAGGGCGGCGGCGCGGTCCTGCTGCCCGGCTTCGTCGACCTGCACACCCACCTGCGCGAACCCGGCCGCGAGGACACCGAGACCATCGCCACCGGCTCCGCCGCGGCCGCGCTGGGCGGCTACACGGCCGTGTTCGCCATGGCCAACACCGACCCGGTCGCGGACAACGCCGTCATCGTCGAGCACGTGGCCCGCCGCGGCCGCGAGGTCGGCCTGGTGGACGTGCACCCGGTGGGCGCGGTCACGGTCGGGCTCAAGGGCGAGAAGCTCGCCGAGCTGGGCACCATGGCCAAGGCCGGCGTGCGGGTGTTCTCCGACGACGGGCACTGCGTGCACGACCCGCTGGTCATGCGGCGGGCCCTGGAGTACAGCAAGGCGCTCGACGTGGTGGTCGCCCAGCACGCCGAGGAGCCCCGGCTCACCGTCGGCGCGCAGGCCCACGAGGGCGAGCAGGCGGCCCGGCTGGGCCTCCAGGGCTGGCCGGCGGCCGCGGAGGAGGCGGTCGTGGCGCGCGACTGCCTGCTGGCCCGCCAGGTCGGCGCCCGGCTGCACGTCTGCCACGTCTCCACCGCGGGCACCGCCGACGTGCTGGCCTGGGCCAAGGCGCGCGGCACCGAGGTGTCCGCCGAGGTCACCCCGCACCACCTGCTGCTCACCGACGAGCGGCTGGCCACCTACGACCCGGTCAACAAGGTCAACCCGCCGCTGCGCACCGCCGACGACGTGCGGAAGCTGCGCGAGGCGCTGGCCGCGGGCGTCATCGACTGCGTGGCCACCGACCACGCGCCGCACGCCGTCCAGGACAAGGACTGCGAGTGGTCCGCCGCCCGGCCCGGCATGCTGGGCCTGCAGACCGCCCTGTCGATCGTGGTGGAGACCATGGTCGAGACCGGCCTGCTGGACTGGCGCGGCGTGGCGCGGGTGCTCAGCGAGCGGCCCGCCGAGATCGCGGGCCTGCCCGACCAGGGTCGCCCGATCGAGGTCGGCGAGCCCGCCAACCTCGTCCTGGTCGACCCGGGCGCCCGGTGGACCGTGCGGGGCGCCGAGCTGGCCAGCATCGCGGCCAACACCCCGTTCGAGGGCATGGAGCTGCCCGGCGCCGTGGTCGCCACGGTGCTGCGCGGGCGCGTGACCGCCCTGCGGGGAAGGATTCCGGCATGA
- a CDS encoding aspartate carbamoyltransferase catalytic subunit: MRHLLSTEGIDPGLATAVLDTAARLKQALEGREVRKLPTLRGRTVITVFYENSTRTRVSFEIAGKWMSADVVNVSSSGSSVGKGESLRDTALTLAAAGADCVIVRHPASGAAHRLAGWLHEAGTSVVNAGDGTHEHPTQALLDAATLRERLGDLRDRRVAIVGDVLHSRVARSNVHLLTALGAEVTLIAPPTLLPAGVENWPVHVSHELDAELPSQDAVMLLRVQAERMHGGFFPSAREYSIAYGLNENRLRLLPDHAVVLHPGPMLRGMEIASSVADSPRAAITDQVRNGVHVRMAVLYHLLAHEEETS; encoded by the coding sequence GTGAGGCACCTGCTGTCCACCGAGGGCATCGACCCGGGCCTGGCCACCGCGGTCCTGGACACCGCGGCCCGGCTCAAGCAGGCCCTCGAAGGCCGTGAGGTGCGCAAACTACCCACGCTGCGCGGCCGGACGGTCATCACGGTGTTCTACGAGAACTCCACCCGGACGCGGGTCAGCTTCGAGATCGCGGGCAAGTGGATGAGCGCGGACGTGGTGAACGTCTCCTCGTCCGGCTCCAGCGTCGGCAAGGGCGAGTCGCTGCGCGACACCGCGCTGACCCTGGCCGCCGCGGGCGCCGACTGCGTCATCGTGCGGCACCCGGCCTCCGGCGCGGCCCACCGGCTGGCGGGCTGGCTGCACGAGGCGGGCACGTCCGTGGTCAACGCGGGCGACGGCACGCACGAGCACCCCACCCAGGCCCTGCTCGACGCCGCCACCCTGCGGGAACGCCTCGGCGACCTGCGCGACCGCCGCGTGGCCATCGTCGGCGACGTGCTGCACAGCCGCGTGGCCCGCTCGAACGTGCACCTGCTCACCGCGCTGGGCGCGGAGGTGACGTTGATCGCACCCCCGACCCTGCTGCCCGCCGGCGTGGAGAACTGGCCGGTGCACGTCTCGCACGAGCTGGACGCCGAGCTGCCGAGCCAGGACGCGGTCATGCTGCTGCGGGTGCAGGCCGAGCGGATGCACGGCGGGTTCTTCCCGTCGGCCCGCGAGTACTCCATCGCCTACGGGCTGAACGAGAACCGGCTCCGGCTGCTCCCCGACCACGCCGTCGTGCTGCACCCCGGCCCGATGCTGCGCGGGATGGAGATCGCCTCGTCGGTCGCCGACTCGCCCCGCGCCGCCATCACCGACCAGGTGCGCAACGGCGTGCACGTGCGCATGGCCGTGCTGTACCACCTGCTTGCCCACGAGGAGGAGACTTCGTGA
- the pyrR gene encoding bifunctional pyr operon transcriptional regulator/uracil phosphoribosyltransferase PyrR, translated as MAPRQRGATDPAGERELLSAGDVARTVARMAHQIIEKTSLGAPSAPEVVLMGIPTRGVPLAHRLGSRIAEFSGVEVGTGTLDITLYRDDLRRGPTRPLEATSLPDGGVDDKLVVLVDDVLFSGRTIRAALDALRDHGRPRAVQLAVLVDRGHRELPIRADYVGKNVPTARSEEVHVLLTEFDDRDGVVLR; from the coding sequence GTGGCGCCACGTCAACGTGGCGCGACGGACCCGGCCGGGGAGCGCGAGCTCCTGTCGGCCGGCGACGTCGCGCGCACCGTCGCCCGAATGGCCCATCAGATCATCGAGAAGACCTCTCTGGGTGCACCGAGCGCACCGGAAGTAGTCCTGATGGGGATCCCGACCCGGGGCGTCCCGCTCGCCCACCGGCTCGGGTCCCGGATCGCCGAGTTCAGCGGGGTCGAGGTCGGCACCGGCACCCTGGACATCACCCTCTACCGCGATGACCTGCGGCGGGGCCCCACCAGGCCGCTGGAGGCCACCTCGCTGCCCGACGGCGGCGTCGACGACAAGCTCGTGGTCCTGGTGGACGACGTGCTGTTCTCCGGCCGCACCATCCGCGCCGCGCTGGACGCCCTGCGCGACCACGGCCGCCCGCGCGCGGTGCAGCTGGCCGTGCTGGTCGACCGGGGCCACCGCGAGCTGCCGATCCGCGCGGACTACGTGGGCAAGAACGTGCCCACCGCGCGGTCCGAGGAGGTCCACGTGCTGCTGACCGAGTTCGACGACCGCGACGGGGTGGTGCTGCGGTGA